The window AGAAAGGAGTCAAACACAGCAGCCAATAAGAGGTAATGGGGATAAAAATATGTCTCATTTATTCTAAACACAAGCCTGGTGTGTATGTGGCCTAAcaggcctgtttttgcagtgtagctGTTCTAATCTGATCTGATAGGGgagcaataaagtttttttaaacttgagtAGGTATtgtcagacaaaaataaaacctttctgAGGTGTGTCCTTCTGAGTTCATAAGCTTTGTCCTTCACTGATAGTATTCTCTCCTTCTCCGTGATgttaaatcctgtttttttttcaaatgtcctGCATTTTTGTCCAGTTTGTCCCATATATCTCCTTCTGCCAGACTTTTCTACCTGCCCCTAAGGTGAGAGTGTCCCCAATTTACCATTTGGTCAAAATCTAACCTCCCTCACGCTTTTAAAAGGTCATCTTCTGCCATTAAACTATTCCCTAAaattgaatatatttttttaccacTCACATTTTCTCTTGCCTGTGCTCCTACctccatttatttttgtttagatcATAAATCTCTTGagctttatttgtgtttttgttgtctgtTTGAAGGATTAATCTAAAATAAAGCCCGGTCACACTCCTCGACTTCAATACCCTGTGGCCCAATTATGAGGGTATGATTTCTCAGGAGACAAACCAGCAAACAGCGGCTTCTCTCCAAAGAACATCCAACCTCTGCGGAAGCGATAACAGCAGTGGATGGTTTCTGCATCtgaatggacttttttttttgtcacatgaaGGGGGGATTAAATGACCCACAGGCCTACTGACCATCAGTCTGCTGATTGAGCTTTTTCCTTTGTGCTGTCTGCAGCTCAAACATGCAGATCTAGGCTGTTCGGTCCTGATGATGCATTTATGATTGTGGCAAATAGATTTAGAGTAGGAATAAGTAGAAACCAACAACAAATGTATTCAAACATAattaatctaaataaaaattagCCTCAAATGCAAAaaggtttatacaaataaactcctcgtgtgtcagaagatttataaaGGTCAAGTCTGTCCAttacaagaggccttcagctcttattGGTTTGCTCACCTAAAGTCGAAACCTTTTCTTTATTGACGTAAATACCTTTAGTTTGTTATTTTCCTGTGTTGGTTTAGATTGTTTTTCGATTtggataaaaaagatttttggatGACTCCAACATCTTCACGCTCAGTTTTGCACACACTGACGCACACACTGGGTTTGTGTGGCACGTTCCATAATGCGCTAAAACCGCCTATGGCTAGCCAATTCTAGCACTTggacctacagttggaagagccttggtctgaaatgtcaaagcggttcAAATCTCGTtctaggctttttctttcacacccCTATTCTAAATCTGCGTTTCCGACCCCGGCGTGAAAGTAGCATGCAGGTGTTTGTCAAATGTCCTCTGGAAGATGAAAAGCTTTGAATCGGATTTGGTTGGGGTTCGTTTAGTAGACATTATAAGGTCTATGTGTGAATGCTACACTTCCTAAATGCAGACAAAATACTTTTCTTAGGAAACAAAAGGAGTGGAAACCAGGGAAATCATGAAACAACGTTCATTTGACTCATACCAAGCCTGGAGTACtgtgataaaataataaaaaataaattgaccCTTTGAACGTAAACATACTGGTATACATTAGGGATGCAGTAATTCACTTTCCTCGTGATTCTGTTCAATGCTGTAACATACGGTTTTAACACCCAGAGCTGTGGCATCCCTATAGTGGAAATGGAACAAAATAATTTGAAGTTCCCTCTCTTGCTTTTCCCTCTGAAGCACTGTGAGGAGAGCCAACTCTAATGAGCACGTCGGGACCCTTACTCGGAAAGATTCGGGCGACGCCAAAGGCAACCGAACTCGAGCCGGATCGACTGGCAGCAACTCCAGCGGCAAAAGAAGCGACAGGTAGGACCATTGCTTCTTCTCCtagtttaaactgttttaacaGGGAAACTGGAAAACCTAAGCTTTTCTGATGTGACGCTGAAGTAAAGAATGAAAATGTGGAGCTTATTGACCAACTGTGTGTTTGCTTTACAGCAAGCAGAGGGACCCGGTGTTCAATGCAGGTAAGAACTTGTACCTCTTTAACATCACACCTGAAGgatttttctttgctctttaaaaacCTTCGTCGGAAATGTTTTGTTCAGTGGTCCCGAACCCCCAGGCCGAGGACCAGTACCGGTCTGTGGGACAGTTGCTACCAGGCcacataaaaatagaaaaacacaatctactttttttatgctttatttaCAATTTGATTCTGGAGGAAATTTGATTTCGGAAAACAAATAGATTCTCCATTTCATCCAACTCATTTTTGACGTCTGTCAAATCACTCAGTCAGCAACTGGCTGTCTGTTATGAACATGCTGCtaataaagatttttaaattgtggattcatgtttattattatgtttaGAAGATAAAATTTGCCCTCAAAAGTTGAAGAaaactagaaaaacaaaaactaatcaGATGCCAACTTCAGCATCATACGGGCCAGTCTATGAAAATTTAGCTTGACAGAAAACCGGTccatggcctgaaaaaggttggagatcatttcatttgattatttcttaaagtGCAAAAAGTCACTTTAAGGTCAGCTCAATGGATgtttttcccatcatccatcccttcatatttcattaaatccTCACATTCCAATGTCAATTCTTCTTAACCAtcttttcagcttttcccacatttttctttgtatgataGTTTTTACATCTAGTTTATTgctaatttaaaatttaatcaaatttaattttattttgtgaactTTCAACCCTTGTTGTGTTCAGGTCAAAATTGACCCATTTTCAAGTGTGAGAGTGTTTGAACCGGACCACTTTGCCATTTTTGaaaattttgttaaaatttcTGATGggttatatagttttttttgttttgcgtcaggcctgcacaatataacacaaatttatcgttatcgcgatatcaagttTTCTTTTGCACAAGATTGCAAAAGTCGGTGAAAATTGTAATCAattgttaccttaaatgtgctaaaacaatcttatggcagcttgaagtatttaacgaatcaaataaatctcttAATGCATTTGACTGACGGATGGACTCCCTTAACATCATAGAGCAGTCAGAAGGAGCCCTGAGCTGTTAGGtattcgcctcctatgtagacgaagGTGTTTGAAGTATAAATTAAGTTATgtgtgaattttatttaaattaaactgttgcagtgaaatggaaatgatagTTGTTtagctatttgttcatttatcccAAGTTACATCATCATCGCAATGTTGATTACAAATATCGCAATTTTTCCTCATATCTTGCAGCCCTACTTGTTTgcgtgttttttctttgtttggcaGCAAAATGTTGGGGTTGACCCCACCCCTTAGCTGATTTATTTTGATCGTTAAATCATATAAATCAGATGTCAAATAACAGAAATGGCTGCATTTCAGCGTAGAAACTTTGCTAAATTAACTTTGAGGCACGTCTGATGATGAGAAAAAAGCGCTCCGCTCTTCACCTGGTGCCTGTGTGTCTCTTTGATCTTTACAAGGGACGCGACGTGTGACCCACTGCAAAGGTAGGCCAGGCTTCCTAACCCCTCGTGCCCCCTGTCTGCATAGCTCTCTGGACACTTGATAATTacttttcacttaaaaaatcACATCTGCAGTTAGTACATTTGAAGTCTacctttaatttatttcattttgaggtTTGAAAAATCCAATCTGAGCTGTCCAGACAGAGGCATAGACTGTGTGAAAGCAGCCTCACTAAAAATGTTTAGACTGAATTCATAAAGAAGCTCCTGATTGTTTGCAGTTCATGTGTTGCTCACCGCAGATAAAGTGGCTTCTGCTTCGCCCAACTTGTCTGTTTGCTTGGAGCCCCACTTTAGCCAGAAGGGCACTTTGTTTCCTGTCGCTGTAGTAACAGTACAAAGATGCCTGACATTTGCTGTCCCACAGCTGCTCTGAGCCACTTTCCCCAGCTCTTGCAGCTCTTTGATGCAGATTAGCCACTGCTCTTGTCTTCTGCTCGCTTACATTATAAACACAGGCTTTGAAGCAGTTTTCTTAAGGCTTGTAAGCTTCTTGTTTGGGCTGAACTGCCACAAAAGtcagagttgtttttttaaacatgtactGAAGTTTatgtttaaccaaaaaaaaataaacaattatatATAAGGcaattcaaatattttcaataaaattcTCAACAAATCAGGCAATGATTTTGTTTTGGACCAGATGTATCTTGTCATaaaatgtacggtggccctgatgttcaaatcacatcaacaaatcagtcaatgcaaaaaaaattaaagatcacAAGGACaattaaaatagtaaaataaataataaaaaaccaacattagaatttcagaaataaagaaaagattaCCAGTAAAAAGTTGGTACTGGCAACCGAAACAGTTACCAGTACAAATTAAAGTTGTGGCAAGCAAGATCAGCTTAAAATGGGgcaaaaactgcctttttttaaatttattttttcaaaatttacGTTAACAAAATTGTTaagaattgaagaaaaaaagccttaaaCAGGCAAAACTGACAAAATTGTTAGGGTTGCCagttaagaaatatttttttcgaGCGATATGTCTGGTTCCAGTCAAAGACTTCCGGTTTTGAACGTGTCAGCAGGGATAAACTAGCAATAATTGCCAGTTAGATTGGTGACACATCTGCCATATTGGTTTGTTCTGTGAGTGAGAGTGGCGGCAGTGGGCCAGTCCATCTGTGTTTCCCCGTATCCGTTGAGTTAATCAATTAAACCAGCTGACCCTGTGCTGTCTTATGTATGCTCCCTTTGCTCTTAGGGCTTTGATGTGTTTCCTGTATGcagtggcggagctagaacatggGGAGCAGgaagggggcagaagactttagaagggtggcaaatgaaaacagcagagTGGGCGGCCATTACAAACGAATGAATCAAATACGTCATTTGAGGGGCTcaagattttatttcaaaatattgctttttaaatGCTTGTAAAACTTAAGGacgcttgtattgatgatttgttaatctttgtcaataatgatatGAATATTTACTCAAGCATTGGGGGCAAAGCTttttagctccgcccctgccTATATGTTAGGACTTCAGTTGTGTATTTCAGCGTGGATGCTGACATATCCTGTAGAGATGGACGTTTCAACATGCTTTAGTGGAACACCAGTGTTTAGTAACCCCCAAAGGAATTCTGCTGATTCATGTTTACATTCGCTCCTCCTTTAGCTTTCTTTGGGTGGGTGTGTGACTCTGATTTACTGGCGCTTTATGCTTTATTCATAAACCGAAAGTATTACCCAATTCTAAATAACTTACAAAAGCTTTCTCCACCCTAAACGCCTCCTAAACCtacttgtttctgtttttccccCTCTTGCATTCATCCGGCCCTGAAAACCTCAATAACCGCCCtactgcatcatcatcatcatcatcatcatcatcatcttttctcttttctcacaGTCACAGTACAGCTTTACCTCAACAACTCTGTCAAAAGGATAGAGAAGAGCGCTGAATGCTCCACTTTTGGTGTTATGGCTCGTTCAACCGCCAAACCTCAACCACTTTCCGACAGCAAAAAGCCCAAACGAGGGGCCGCTGTCAATGTGTTGTCAATCCGAAAGATCCCAAGTTGTAGCCTGAAGCTGAAAGAGTTTGGGACTCTGCCATCTCCTTTGCATACTCCCACTTATTGCAGTGCAACTAAAACACCCAGCCAGTATTTTCAGATTTGTTACTAGGTCATTCAGGACACCCATGGACCACCAACTAAATTATATGAACCGTGCAACCATCAATCAAAAGACCCACACTgataaaaattctgtttttaacgttcttgtgtcattttttctgatgatggaggacatatatgaagaaaattttgCTTCAAACTGAATTTCTGCGTATTCCTatattcaaatcaatgtgaatactaaaaatctttttttttgtattttaaatgtcaCACAAAACCTGTTGTCATTTTGACTGGTTTTAATttctccccatgttcttctgaTTCATTTCCAAATGTCTTTTAGTTTGGATTTTCCATTCCCCCATTATTCCCGTGTGTTTTCAAATAATaatatttgaataatttttctgtccatttaaactttgtgaacattttgtgaaattctttgcagcttttttcttcctgctgtcaccagtttgtgtttaaaatgacTAATAAAAGCCAGTTAAAAAGCTCTGTTTGCATGCTTAATCATTTACCACCTTTAACTGGTTGCgtgtgaataaaaaacatatttttccagCTCTACTCACTCTTCCCACCCCTCATGAATGACATTTGCGCTTCAGTCCTTATTGACTAACTCTTGACACCGTAAATTTGGCTTTGAGCCGTTATTTCTCTGTATATTTGTGTCTGACtaactgtttctgtttgttcagATGAAGGATATGTGAAAATGTACTTGAAGGGTCGCCCCATCACCATGTACATGAACAAAGACCAAATGGACAGCTACTGCCTGGAGGCGAGAGCCGAGCTGCCAAGCAACAAACTCAAATTGGACTGGGTGTATCCTTTTGCTTTTGaattaataatagtaataatagaGCACCTGCATGCCTTTGCTCTTTTGGTTTCACTATTTCTGCAGCATCAaacactaaatttaaaaaaggaaacaaaataagGTCATTTTTGGATTGTGATCTATGAGAGGATGCTAGAGATGATGCTCCTGCCTCTTACTTGTCAGAGTGCATTTGCTCAGATATTCTCTTTCACTGTCTGCGCTGAGCTCATTGCTCTGCAGCCTGCAGACAATAATAACCTGCACACAAGCTGGTCCAGGATGGAACAAGCAGTTAGAAAGGAATTTGATcccatttattgatttattttatactCTGCCAGAGTCTTTGCTCTTCTCATTGAGTGCTTAGTCATGCAGAAATCCTCATAAAAAGCCATAAAGGAAAGAGATTAAATGGGGGAGAAAATAGGAGTGTTTCTATGCCTAAATGTTATCCACTTTTTAGCGCATGTATTTTAAACCtggattttttttgcaccgtttgtgtttgaaaatataGAAAGAATCAACTGGAATTTCCCTCCTTGACAGTTTTGAACTTCCAGCTATGGTTACAGGGGAAGAGACTGTCGCTCCAACCTGTACCTGCTCCCCACAGGGGAAACGGTGTATTTCATAGCCTCGGTGGTCGTCCTGTTCAACGTGGACGAGCAGCTGCAGAGGCACTACACAGGACACACGGATGACATCAAATGGTCAGTGGAAGCAGAGAGCATCACACCCTCTACAGCATTTAGACTTGCATTAGCACAGGAAAGGctatatctaattttttttttttttttttacaagcttaTCTCAGAAAACCTGTTCTCAGTCATTTAGACAGAAGCTTTTCAGTAATTGAAATATTGAATGAGTGAGATCTTGGGTTTTTATTCACATACGTTTGTTTAAACAGATtggattaaagattaaaaggATGCTTTGAAGCCCAAGCGTTTGAACTTTAGTATTTTGTCTAAAATGGGATAAAATTGACTTAATGTGTCTCAAGCTCCAGCACATGCTCCAGCCTTTCATGTTGTATGCCCTCATGTTTATTTAATGGGTcttcttgaatttaaaaaaaactgtctaagATGTCTATTCTTCTTGTCTTCATTAGCTTGGCAGTCCACCCGGATAaaatcaccatagcaactgggCAGGTGGCCGGCACTTCCTCAGATGGAAAAGTAAGTATATTTTTTAACTCCACATTGAGCCAATGAAGTGCTTCAGACATTACATGCATAAactcctttatttaaaaaaaaagttgctgcaGATGCTCCTTGTTTCAAACACTGATGCTCTCTCTCTCTTGTTCCTGCTTGAATGTTCCCATGCAGCAGCTGGCTCCACATGTTCGCGTATGGGACTCTGTCAGCCTCAACACCCTTCATGTGCTAGGTGCAGGTTTCTTTGACAGAGCAGTAGTATGCCTTGCTTTTTCCAAGTCGGTATGGAAACACCTGCACTTCCCCTCTATGCATTTCTGATTAATCACAATCAATATTTCGAATGGAAattaaactttgacttttgcaCGTTTTTGCTGGCTAGAATGGAGGCAACACTCTTTGTGTGGTTGACGATTCCAATGACCACATCCTGTCTTTGTGGGACTGGCAGAGAGAGGACAGACTTGCTGAGGTTAAGGTATGTAAGTCTTCTCTCTGTGCtccaacagctctttttttgtaCCAAATTCTTTGTCTGTGCATCACATCAGGGCTCCAATGAGTCAGTCTTCGCCGCAGACTTCCATCCCACAGACAGCAACGTCGTAGTGACTTGTGGGAAGTCTCATCTATGTTTCTGGACCTTGGAGAAAGGCATCCTGGTCAAGAAACAAGGGCTGTTtgaggtaaataaaaaaagacacctGGAGAATTTGAATCAATCAAGGCAAAAGATTTGGAAATTGAGGCAATCCATCAAGTGGTGTGCTACAAGTCCTTCTACAGTGGTTTTAGAGCACctgtttgtttatatgtttATTGCAGAAACAAGAGAAGCCCAAAtttgtgatatgtgtgaccttTGCGGAGAATGGAGATGCAATAACAGGAGACTCCAATGGCAACATCCTGGTGTGGGGAAAAggtaaaaatctttgtttaggAAAGTTCACAGAATGACGGTAGGTCAAAGAGCGCGTCTTATTTAACGAGTCGCTGgggacatctccagtgttaaagggttaaacagggATGTAATTATCCTCTCCTTCATGTACACCGATTCAAGCTTAAATTGAGGTTCGAGGCAACTGTTAATGATATATTGTAGGTGTAAGTGTGGGTATGTTTCCATGGTTACCAGCTCATTGTCACTAAGTTTTCAGGAGATCAGggagaagaaaacaaagctaaaaGTGGGCTTTATATCCTTAAAGGCCTTCTGCTTCATCCACTGAGTCCTCCTCTGTTTTCTGTGTGTGACGCCTGCTCAACTATAGCTGCCTCCCTCCCAGCACCTGACCTTTGTGGCTGCCTCCCTCATCCGTCTCATCTCTGTCTTACAGGCACTAATAGGATCAGTCACGTCATCCAAGGAGCTCACGAGGCCAGCGTCTTTGCAGTGTGCATGCTGAGAAACGGCACGTTGGTGTCTGGGGGGAAAGACCGAAGGCTTATTTCCTGGGACGGCAGCTATCAGCAGATACAAACCATGGAGgtaaaactgtgaaaaagcTTTCAAAAGGTGCCTGTTGTGCAGCAAAAAGGACAAGGAAACAACTTAAAAACAAGAGACTTGCCACTATTTAAAAGgaagatatgtttaaaaataaaagtttagcaacaaaaagtttttaaagtttttaaaacttttaaaacactgaaaagtGTTCAAAGTaagaagaaaaactaaaggaaaTGGGAGGAGGAACAAAAGAATTGAAAGTACTCTTTAAGTGGATTAAAAAGTTATGAAaatgtttatataaaaatataaaaatcacaTCATTTTCACAAAACCTTAAAGGAACCccacttttttatgtttcaatgaaataaaacctGATCTTATTGTGGTTATGAggttttcaaaatgattgaaaacAGTTCTAACTTTACGATAGTGAATCTTTTACGTGTTTTCATGTCCAAGCTCATAGAAAAGAGCTTGTTCCTTCACtgatgttcttttctttttatagctGGTGTTTTTTGGTTCTCTTAAATCTTCTTGCCACGCGGTGTAGAAGGAACAAGTGCTGGATTCCAAGTGAGCAGCTGCTTGCTCCATTTTCTCCCTGCAGGTGCCAGATTTGTTCGGTCCCATCCGGACCGTAGCAGAAGGCCGAGGGGAGACGGTGCTGATTGGGACCACAAAGAACTTCGTGTTGCAGGGCAGCCTTGATGGAGAATTCAAGTGCATCACACAGGTTAATGTTCTCAATAAAGctcttattttgtatttgtttttgtttttactttaaaaatgttcaaagacacccaacagttttttaattttttttttagggtcaCACTGATGAATTGTGGGGTCTCGCTGTTCATCCCTGCAAGCCTCAGTTCTTGACCTGTGGTTACGACAGACAGGTGTGTCTGTGGGACTCCAGCTCTCACCAGCTCATCTGGACCAAGACTGTTGATGTGAGTCTAAACAACACCGCCCCCTGGCGTGTGCCACGAAAACCACAAAACCCACCATGAGTTTGCATTTTTTACAAACTTCTAAGGACACATAAGGAGAAATGATTTTTATCATCTTTACACTACACTTGATTAATAATTTTAGCTATTGTTTAGCTGGCTATGAAAtacctttatttaaataaactctactataaatacttttaattaattttcagATTCATTCACCACTCATAAGAAGTATTTTTACATACTTTTCTCCCCATTTTTACTATTTCTTAATGGCTTAATCGTATGAAGATATTTTTGATAAATTCTCCTTCTCTAAAAAGTTTCTGAATCATATTTGTTGTGACATCATCAAAACTTCACTCGGTTGAAGTTTGATTGTCATCTGCAGGACGCCGCCCAGTCTGCAGGCTTTCATCCTTCTGGAGCTGTGGTTGCTGTTGGGACTCAAACTGGCAGGTAGACGCGGTTTCACGAAAGAtaacaacaaaagaaatgaatttaaaaaaacaatttccccAGATTGTGGAGCAGTTTGTGTTTGAACCTGCAGGTGGCTGGTGCTGGACACCGACTCCAAGGATTTAGTGACTGTGCA is drawn from Oryzias latipes chromosome 22, ASM223467v1 and contains these coding sequences:
- the eml1 gene encoding echinoderm microtubule-associated protein-like 1 isoform X6; protein product: MEDGFSSYSSLYDTSSLLQFCNDDSASATSSMEVTDRIASLEQRVQMQEDEIQLLKSALADVVRRLNLSEEQQALGSRRGPTKDPPKMRKSPSADSSVGKAARPMIATLPLRPTVNNGTILPKKGGGTLPSPSGPGSRKESNTAANKSTVRRANSNEHVGTLTRKDSGDAKGNRTRAGSTGSNSSGKRSDSKQRDPVFNAGTRRVTHCKDEGYVKMYLKGRPITMYMNKDQMDSYCLEARAELPSNKLKLDWVYGYRGRDCRSNLYLLPTGETVYFIASVVVLFNVDEQLQRHYTGHTDDIKCLAVHPDKITIATGQVAGTSSDGKQLAPHVRVWDSVSLNTLHVLGAGFFDRAVVCLAFSKSNGGNTLCVVDDSNDHILSLWDWQREDRLAEVKGSNESVFAADFHPTDSNVVVTCGKSHLCFWTLEKGILVKKQGLFEKQEKPKFVICVTFAENGDAITGDSNGNILVWGKGTNRISHVIQGAHEASVFAVCMLRNGTLVSGGKDRRLISWDGSYQQIQTMEVPDLFGPIRTVAEGRGETVLIGTTKNFVLQGSLDGEFKCITQGHTDELWGLAVHPCKPQFLTCGYDRQVCLWDSSSHQLIWTKTVDDAAQSAGFHPSGAVVAVGTQTGRWLVLDTDSKDLVTVHTDGNEQLSVIRYGPEGNFLAIGSHDNYIYIYAVAENGRKYSRVGKCSGHSSFITHLDWSADSQYLVSNSGDYEILYWIPSVCKQVVSVETTRDIEWATYTCTLGFQVFGLWPDGSDGTDINAACRSNAKNLLVSGDDFGKVHLFLYPCSQFRAPSHVYGGHSSHVTNVTFLHDDSSVVSTGGKDMSVMQWRIV
- the eml1 gene encoding echinoderm microtubule-associated protein-like 1 isoform X7; this encodes MEDGFSSYSSLYDTSSLLQFCNDDSASATSSMEVTDRIASLEQRVQMQEDEIQLLKSALADVVRRLNLSEEQQALGSRRGPTKARPMIATLPLRPTVNNGTILPKKGGGTLPSPSGPGSRKESNTAANKSLSHISPSARLFYLPLSTVRRANSNEHVGTLTRKDSGDAKGNRTRAGSTGSNSSGKRSDSKQRDPVFNAGTRRVTHCKDEGYVKMYLKGRPITMYMNKDQMDSYCLEARAELPSNKLKLDWVYGYRGRDCRSNLYLLPTGETVYFIASVVVLFNVDEQLQRHYTGHTDDIKCLAVHPDKITIATGQVAGTSSDGKQLAPHVRVWDSVSLNTLHVLGAGFFDRAVVCLAFSKSNGGNTLCVVDDSNDHILSLWDWQREDRLAEVKGSNESVFAADFHPTDSNVVVTCGKSHLCFWTLEKGILVKKQGLFEKQEKPKFVICVTFAENGDAITGDSNGNILVWGKGTNRISHVIQGAHEASVFAVCMLRNGTLVSGGKDRRLISWDGSYQQIQTMEVPDLFGPIRTVAEGRGETVLIGTTKNFVLQGSLDGEFKCITQGHTDELWGLAVHPCKPQFLTCGYDRQVCLWDSSSHQLIWTKTVDDAAQSAGFHPSGAVVAVGTQTGRWLVLDTDSKDLVTVHTDGNEQLSVIRYGPEGNFLAIGSHDNYIYIYAVAENGRKYSRVGKCSGHSSFITHLDWSADSQYLVSNSGDYEILYWIPSVCKQVVSVETTRDIEWATYTCTLGFQVFGLWPDGSDGTDINAACRSNAKNLLVSGDDFGKVHLFLYPCSQFRAPSHVYGGHSSHVTNVTFLHDDSSVVSTGGKDMSVMQWRIV
- the eml1 gene encoding echinoderm microtubule-associated protein-like 1 isoform X2, producing the protein MEDGFSSYSSLYDTSSLLQFCNDDSASATSSMEVTDRIASLEQRVQMQEDEIQLLKSALADVVRRLNLSEEQQALGSRRGPTKDPPKMRKSPSADSSVGKAARPMIATLPLRPTVNNGTILPKKGGGTLPSPSGPGSRKESNTAANKSLSHISPSARLFYLPLSTVRRANSNEHVGTLTRKDSGDAKGNRTRAGSTGSNSSGKRSDSKQRDPVFNAGTRRVTHCKDEGYVKMYLKGRPITMYMNKDQMDSYCLEARAELPSNKLKLDWVYGYRGRDCRSNLYLLPTGETVYFIASVVVLFNVDEQLQRHYTGHTDDIKCLAVHPDKITIATGQVAGTSSDGKLAPHVRVWDSVSLNTLHVLGAGFFDRAVVCLAFSKSNGGNTLCVVDDSNDHILSLWDWQREDRLAEVKGSNESVFAADFHPTDSNVVVTCGKSHLCFWTLEKGILVKKQGLFEKQEKPKFVICVTFAENGDAITGDSNGNILVWGKGTNRISHVIQGAHEASVFAVCMLRNGTLVSGGKDRRLISWDGSYQQIQTMEVPDLFGPIRTVAEGRGETVLIGTTKNFVLQGSLDGEFKCITQGHTDELWGLAVHPCKPQFLTCGYDRQVCLWDSSSHQLIWTKTVDDAAQSAGFHPSGAVVAVGTQTGRWLVLDTDSKDLVTVHTDGNEQLSVIRYGPEGNFLAIGSHDNYIYIYAVAENGRKYSRVGKCSGHSSFITHLDWSADSQYLVSNSGDYEILYWIPSVCKQVVSVETTRDIEWATYTCTLGFQVFGLWPDGSDGTDINAACRSNAKNLLVSGDDFGKVHLFLYPCSQFRAPSHVYGGHSSHVTNVTFLHDDSSVVSTGGKDMSVMQWRIV
- the eml1 gene encoding echinoderm microtubule-associated protein-like 1 isoform X8 — translated: MEDGFSSYSSLYDTSSLLQFCNDDSASATSSMEVTDRIASLEQRVQMQEDEIQLLKSALADVVRRLNLSEEQQALGSRRGPTKARPMIATLPLRPTVNNGTILPKKGGGTLPSPSGPGSRKESNTAANKSTVRRANSNEHVGTLTRKDSGDAKGNRTRAGSTGSNSSGKRSDSKQRDPVFNAGTRRVTHCKDEGYVKMYLKGRPITMYMNKDQMDSYCLEARAELPSNKLKLDWVYGYRGRDCRSNLYLLPTGETVYFIASVVVLFNVDEQLQRHYTGHTDDIKCLAVHPDKITIATGQVAGTSSDGKQLAPHVRVWDSVSLNTLHVLGAGFFDRAVVCLAFSKSNGGNTLCVVDDSNDHILSLWDWQREDRLAEVKGSNESVFAADFHPTDSNVVVTCGKSHLCFWTLEKGILVKKQGLFEKQEKPKFVICVTFAENGDAITGDSNGNILVWGKGTNRISHVIQGAHEASVFAVCMLRNGTLVSGGKDRRLISWDGSYQQIQTMEVPDLFGPIRTVAEGRGETVLIGTTKNFVLQGSLDGEFKCITQGHTDELWGLAVHPCKPQFLTCGYDRQVCLWDSSSHQLIWTKTVDDAAQSAGFHPSGAVVAVGTQTGRWLVLDTDSKDLVTVHTDGNEQLSVIRYGPEGNFLAIGSHDNYIYIYAVAENGRKYSRVGKCSGHSSFITHLDWSADSQYLVSNSGDYEILYWIPSVCKQVVSVETTRDIEWATYTCTLGFQVFGLWPDGSDGTDINAACRSNAKNLLVSGDDFGKVHLFLYPCSQFRAPSHVYGGHSSHVTNVTFLHDDSSVVSTGGKDMSVMQWRIV